A genomic region of Epinephelus moara isolate mb chromosome 23, YSFRI_EMoa_1.0, whole genome shotgun sequence contains the following coding sequences:
- the pfkfb3 gene encoding 6-phosphofructo-2-kinase/fructose-2,6-bisphosphatase 3 isoform X1, which produces MPRELTQNRIQKIWVPTKDDKPAPRRVAGAPHFANPPTVIVMVGLPARGKTYMSKKLTRYLNWIGMPTKVFNVGEYRREAVKNYSSYDFFKPDNECAVKIRQQCAFAALRDVKSYLKDEGGQVAVFDATNTTRERRDMILQFGSENHFKIFFIESVCDDPSVIASNIMEVKVSCPDYRDCNKTDAMLDFQRRIECYKTSYQPLDPDQYDRDLSFIKVIDVGRRFLVNRIQDHIQSKIVYYLMNIHVQPRTIYLCRHGESTDNLEGRLGGDAGLSSRGKQFSVALARFVEEQQLQDLKVWTSQLCSSIQTAEHLGVPYEQWKALNEIDAGLCEEMTYDEMKEKFPEEFALRDEDKYYYRYPAGESYQDLVQRVEPVIMDLERQENVLVICHQAVMRCLLAYFLDKSAEEMPYLKCPLHTVLKLTPVAYGCKVESISLNVEAVNTHRDRPEEVKRGPGTLIRRNSVTPLTSPETNIKKPRIDDLDEAPIQELPPSVASLALCSPSHIPLALAGQNLRRSSSGRRDVLQPCQ; this is translated from the exons ATGCCCAGAGAGCTGACCCAGAACAGGATCCAAAAGATCTGGGTGCCCACCAAGGATGACAAGCCGGCACCTCGCAGAG TGGCCGGCGCCCCTCACTTCGCCAACCCCCCCACGGTCATCGTGATGGTGGGTCTTCCGGCTAGAGGCAAGACGTACATGTCCAAGAAACTCACCCGCTACCTCAACTGGATCGGCATGCCCACCAAAG TCTTCAATGTGGGAGAGTACCGCAGAGAGGCGGTCAAGAACTACAGCTCCTATGACTTCTTCAAGCCTGATAATGAATGTGCCGTGAAAATCAGGCA GCAATGTGCCTTTGCAGCCTTGAGGGATGTCAAATCCTATCTGAAGGACGAGGGAGGCCAAGTAGCG GTCTTTGatgccacaaacacaacaagggAAAGGCGAGACATGATCCTGCAGTTTGGCAGTGAGAATCATTTCAAG ATCTTTTTCATCGAGTCCGTGTGCGACGATCCCAGCGTCATCGCGTCGAACATCATG GAAGTGAAGGTGTCGTGTCCTGACTACCGGGACTGCAACAAGACTGATGCCATGTTGGATTTCCAGAGAAGAATTGAATGCTACAAAACCAGCTACCAACCTCTGGACCCTGATCAGTATGACAG GGATCTCTCCTTCATCAAGGTGATAGATGTGGGCCGCCGTTTCCTTGTCAACCGGATCCAGGATCACATCCAGAGTAAGATCGTCTACTACCTGATGAACATCCATGTTCAGCCCCGCACCATCTACCTGTGTCGGCACGGAGAGAGCACCGACAACCTGGAGGGACGGCTGGGCGGTGATGCAGGCCTCTCATCTCGCGGCAAACAG TTTTCAGTTGCCCTGGCTCGGTttgtggaggagcagcagctgcaggatcTGAAGGTTTGGACAAGCCAGCTGTGCAGCAGCATCCAGACTGCAGAGCACCTGGGAGTCCCGTACGAGCAGTGGAAGGCTCTCAATGAGATAGACGCT GGACTGTGTGAAGAGATGACGTATGATGAGATGAAGGAGAAATTCCCAGAGGAGTTTGCTTTGAGAGATGAAGACAAATACTACTATCGCTACCCAGCTGGAGAG TCCTACCAAGATCTGGTTCAGCGGGTGGAGCCGGTCATCATGGACCTAGAGAGGCAAGAGAACGTCCTGGTTATTTGTCACCAGGCTGTCATGCGCTGCCTGCTGGCCTACTTCCTGGATAAAAGTGCAG AGGAGATGCCCTACCTGAAGTGTCCCCTCCACACGGTGCTGAAGCTCACCCCGGTCGCCTATGGGTGCAAAGTGGAGTCCATCTCTCTAAATGTGGAGGCAGTGAACACCCACAGGGACAGACCGGAG GAGGTGAAGAGGGGTCCTGGCACCTTGATCAGGAGGAACAGTGTGACTCCTCTGACCAGCCCCGAGACAAACATCAAGAAACCTCGCATCGATGACCTGGATGAGGCTCCAATCCAGGAGCTGCCCCCGTCTGTTGCCTCGCTGGCACTCTGCAGCCCCTCACACATCCCTCTCGCCCTAGCGGGACAG AACCTGAGGAGAAGCTCATCTGGTCGCCGAGACGTCCTGCAGCCCTGCCAATGA
- the pfkfb3 gene encoding 6-phosphofructo-2-kinase/fructose-2,6-bisphosphatase 3 isoform X3 produces MLDFQRRIECYKTSYQPLDPDQYDRDLSFIKVIDVGRRFLVNRIQDHIQSKIVYYLMNIHVQPRTIYLCRHGESTDNLEGRLGGDAGLSSRGKQFSVALARFVEEQQLQDLKVWTSQLCSSIQTAEHLGVPYEQWKALNEIDAGLCEEMTYDEMKEKFPEEFALRDEDKYYYRYPAGESYQDLVQRVEPVIMDLERQENVLVICHQAVMRCLLAYFLDKSAEEMPYLKCPLHTVLKLTPVAYGCKVESISLNVEAVNTHRDRPEEVKRGPGTLIRRNSVTPLTSPETNIKKPRIDDLDEAPIQELPPSVASLALCSPSHIPLALAGQNLRRSSSGRRDVLQPCQ; encoded by the exons ATGTTGGATTTCCAGAGAAGAATTGAATGCTACAAAACCAGCTACCAACCTCTGGACCCTGATCAGTATGACAG GGATCTCTCCTTCATCAAGGTGATAGATGTGGGCCGCCGTTTCCTTGTCAACCGGATCCAGGATCACATCCAGAGTAAGATCGTCTACTACCTGATGAACATCCATGTTCAGCCCCGCACCATCTACCTGTGTCGGCACGGAGAGAGCACCGACAACCTGGAGGGACGGCTGGGCGGTGATGCAGGCCTCTCATCTCGCGGCAAACAG TTTTCAGTTGCCCTGGCTCGGTttgtggaggagcagcagctgcaggatcTGAAGGTTTGGACAAGCCAGCTGTGCAGCAGCATCCAGACTGCAGAGCACCTGGGAGTCCCGTACGAGCAGTGGAAGGCTCTCAATGAGATAGACGCT GGACTGTGTGAAGAGATGACGTATGATGAGATGAAGGAGAAATTCCCAGAGGAGTTTGCTTTGAGAGATGAAGACAAATACTACTATCGCTACCCAGCTGGAGAG TCCTACCAAGATCTGGTTCAGCGGGTGGAGCCGGTCATCATGGACCTAGAGAGGCAAGAGAACGTCCTGGTTATTTGTCACCAGGCTGTCATGCGCTGCCTGCTGGCCTACTTCCTGGATAAAAGTGCAG AGGAGATGCCCTACCTGAAGTGTCCCCTCCACACGGTGCTGAAGCTCACCCCGGTCGCCTATGGGTGCAAAGTGGAGTCCATCTCTCTAAATGTGGAGGCAGTGAACACCCACAGGGACAGACCGGAG GAGGTGAAGAGGGGTCCTGGCACCTTGATCAGGAGGAACAGTGTGACTCCTCTGACCAGCCCCGAGACAAACATCAAGAAACCTCGCATCGATGACCTGGATGAGGCTCCAATCCAGGAGCTGCCCCCGTCTGTTGCCTCGCTGGCACTCTGCAGCCCCTCACACATCCCTCTCGCCCTAGCGGGACAG AACCTGAGGAGAAGCTCATCTGGTCGCCGAGACGTCCTGCAGCCCTGCCAATGA
- the pfkfb3 gene encoding 6-phosphofructo-2-kinase/fructose-2,6-bisphosphatase 3 isoform X2 — MPRELTQNRIQKIWVPTKDDKPAPRRVAGAPHFANPPTVIVMVGLPARGKTYMSKKLTRYLNWIGMPTKVFNVGEYRREAVKNYSSYDFFKPDNECAVKIRQQCAFAALRDVKSYLKDEGGQVAVFDATNTTRERRDMILQFGSENHFKIFFIESVCDDPSVIASNIMEVKVSCPDYRDCNKTDAMLDFQRRIECYKTSYQPLDPDQYDRDLSFIKVIDVGRRFLVNRIQDHIQSKIVYYLMNIHVQPRTIYLCRHGESTDNLEGRLGGDAGLSSRGKQFSVALARFVEEQQLQDLKVWTSQLCSSIQTAEHLGVPYEQWKALNEIDAGLCEEMTYDEMKEKFPEEFALRDEDKYYYRYPAGESYQDLVQRVEPVIMDLERQENVLVICHQAVMRCLLAYFLDKSAEEMPYLKCPLHTVLKLTPVAYGCKVESISLNVEAVNTHRDRPEEVKRGPGTLIRRNSVTPLTSPETNIKKPRIDDLDEAPIQELPPSVASLALCSPSHIPLALAGQHWLGKVCLT; from the exons ATGCCCAGAGAGCTGACCCAGAACAGGATCCAAAAGATCTGGGTGCCCACCAAGGATGACAAGCCGGCACCTCGCAGAG TGGCCGGCGCCCCTCACTTCGCCAACCCCCCCACGGTCATCGTGATGGTGGGTCTTCCGGCTAGAGGCAAGACGTACATGTCCAAGAAACTCACCCGCTACCTCAACTGGATCGGCATGCCCACCAAAG TCTTCAATGTGGGAGAGTACCGCAGAGAGGCGGTCAAGAACTACAGCTCCTATGACTTCTTCAAGCCTGATAATGAATGTGCCGTGAAAATCAGGCA GCAATGTGCCTTTGCAGCCTTGAGGGATGTCAAATCCTATCTGAAGGACGAGGGAGGCCAAGTAGCG GTCTTTGatgccacaaacacaacaagggAAAGGCGAGACATGATCCTGCAGTTTGGCAGTGAGAATCATTTCAAG ATCTTTTTCATCGAGTCCGTGTGCGACGATCCCAGCGTCATCGCGTCGAACATCATG GAAGTGAAGGTGTCGTGTCCTGACTACCGGGACTGCAACAAGACTGATGCCATGTTGGATTTCCAGAGAAGAATTGAATGCTACAAAACCAGCTACCAACCTCTGGACCCTGATCAGTATGACAG GGATCTCTCCTTCATCAAGGTGATAGATGTGGGCCGCCGTTTCCTTGTCAACCGGATCCAGGATCACATCCAGAGTAAGATCGTCTACTACCTGATGAACATCCATGTTCAGCCCCGCACCATCTACCTGTGTCGGCACGGAGAGAGCACCGACAACCTGGAGGGACGGCTGGGCGGTGATGCAGGCCTCTCATCTCGCGGCAAACAG TTTTCAGTTGCCCTGGCTCGGTttgtggaggagcagcagctgcaggatcTGAAGGTTTGGACAAGCCAGCTGTGCAGCAGCATCCAGACTGCAGAGCACCTGGGAGTCCCGTACGAGCAGTGGAAGGCTCTCAATGAGATAGACGCT GGACTGTGTGAAGAGATGACGTATGATGAGATGAAGGAGAAATTCCCAGAGGAGTTTGCTTTGAGAGATGAAGACAAATACTACTATCGCTACCCAGCTGGAGAG TCCTACCAAGATCTGGTTCAGCGGGTGGAGCCGGTCATCATGGACCTAGAGAGGCAAGAGAACGTCCTGGTTATTTGTCACCAGGCTGTCATGCGCTGCCTGCTGGCCTACTTCCTGGATAAAAGTGCAG AGGAGATGCCCTACCTGAAGTGTCCCCTCCACACGGTGCTGAAGCTCACCCCGGTCGCCTATGGGTGCAAAGTGGAGTCCATCTCTCTAAATGTGGAGGCAGTGAACACCCACAGGGACAGACCGGAG GAGGTGAAGAGGGGTCCTGGCACCTTGATCAGGAGGAACAGTGTGACTCCTCTGACCAGCCCCGAGACAAACATCAAGAAACCTCGCATCGATGACCTGGATGAGGCTCCAATCCAGGAGCTGCCCCCGTCTGTTGCCTCGCTGGCACTCTGCAGCCCCTCACACATCCCTCTCGCCCTAGCGGGACAG CACTGGCTGGGCAAAGTTTGCCT AACCTGA
- the pfkfb3 gene encoding 6-phosphofructo-2-kinase/fructose-2,6-bisphosphatase 3 isoform X4 gives MPRELTQNRIQKIWVPTKDDKPAPRRVAGAPHFANPPTVIVMVGLPARGKTYMSKKLTRYLNWIGMPTKVFNVGEYRREAVKNYSSYDFFKPDNECAVKIRQQCAFAALRDVKSYLKDEGGQVAVFDATNTTRERRDMILQFGSENHFKIFFIESVCDDPSVIASNIMEVKVSCPDYRDCNKTDAMLDFQRRIECYKTSYQPLDPDQYDRDLSFIKVIDVGRRFLVNRIQDHIQSKIVYYLMNIHVQPRTIYLCRHGESTDNLEGRLGGDAGLSSRGKQFSVALARFVEEQQLQDLKVWTSQLCSSIQTAEHLGVPYEQWKALNEIDAGLCEEMTYDEMKEKFPEEFALRDEDKYYYRYPAGESYQDLVQRVEPVIMDLERQENVLVICHQAVMRCLLAYFLDKSAEEMPYLKCPLHTVLKLTPVAYGCKVESISLNVEAVNTHRDRPEEVKRGPGTLIRRNSVTPLTSPETNIKKPRIDDLDEAPIQELPPSVASLALCSPSHIPLALAGQHWLGKVCLRTVLQYLKVVSLLVFQR, from the exons ATGCCCAGAGAGCTGACCCAGAACAGGATCCAAAAGATCTGGGTGCCCACCAAGGATGACAAGCCGGCACCTCGCAGAG TGGCCGGCGCCCCTCACTTCGCCAACCCCCCCACGGTCATCGTGATGGTGGGTCTTCCGGCTAGAGGCAAGACGTACATGTCCAAGAAACTCACCCGCTACCTCAACTGGATCGGCATGCCCACCAAAG TCTTCAATGTGGGAGAGTACCGCAGAGAGGCGGTCAAGAACTACAGCTCCTATGACTTCTTCAAGCCTGATAATGAATGTGCCGTGAAAATCAGGCA GCAATGTGCCTTTGCAGCCTTGAGGGATGTCAAATCCTATCTGAAGGACGAGGGAGGCCAAGTAGCG GTCTTTGatgccacaaacacaacaagggAAAGGCGAGACATGATCCTGCAGTTTGGCAGTGAGAATCATTTCAAG ATCTTTTTCATCGAGTCCGTGTGCGACGATCCCAGCGTCATCGCGTCGAACATCATG GAAGTGAAGGTGTCGTGTCCTGACTACCGGGACTGCAACAAGACTGATGCCATGTTGGATTTCCAGAGAAGAATTGAATGCTACAAAACCAGCTACCAACCTCTGGACCCTGATCAGTATGACAG GGATCTCTCCTTCATCAAGGTGATAGATGTGGGCCGCCGTTTCCTTGTCAACCGGATCCAGGATCACATCCAGAGTAAGATCGTCTACTACCTGATGAACATCCATGTTCAGCCCCGCACCATCTACCTGTGTCGGCACGGAGAGAGCACCGACAACCTGGAGGGACGGCTGGGCGGTGATGCAGGCCTCTCATCTCGCGGCAAACAG TTTTCAGTTGCCCTGGCTCGGTttgtggaggagcagcagctgcaggatcTGAAGGTTTGGACAAGCCAGCTGTGCAGCAGCATCCAGACTGCAGAGCACCTGGGAGTCCCGTACGAGCAGTGGAAGGCTCTCAATGAGATAGACGCT GGACTGTGTGAAGAGATGACGTATGATGAGATGAAGGAGAAATTCCCAGAGGAGTTTGCTTTGAGAGATGAAGACAAATACTACTATCGCTACCCAGCTGGAGAG TCCTACCAAGATCTGGTTCAGCGGGTGGAGCCGGTCATCATGGACCTAGAGAGGCAAGAGAACGTCCTGGTTATTTGTCACCAGGCTGTCATGCGCTGCCTGCTGGCCTACTTCCTGGATAAAAGTGCAG AGGAGATGCCCTACCTGAAGTGTCCCCTCCACACGGTGCTGAAGCTCACCCCGGTCGCCTATGGGTGCAAAGTGGAGTCCATCTCTCTAAATGTGGAGGCAGTGAACACCCACAGGGACAGACCGGAG GAGGTGAAGAGGGGTCCTGGCACCTTGATCAGGAGGAACAGTGTGACTCCTCTGACCAGCCCCGAGACAAACATCAAGAAACCTCGCATCGATGACCTGGATGAGGCTCCAATCCAGGAGCTGCCCCCGTCTGTTGCCTCGCTGGCACTCTGCAGCCCCTCACACATCCCTCTCGCCCTAGCGGGACAG CACTGGCTGGGCAAAGTTTGCCT ACGAACCGTCCTCCAATATCTGAAAGTGGTTTCACTCTTAGTCTTTCAAAGGTAA